One segment of Sphaerodactylus townsendi isolate TG3544 linkage group LG17, MPM_Stown_v2.3, whole genome shotgun sequence DNA contains the following:
- the ISLR2 gene encoding immunoglobulin superfamily containing leucine-rich repeat protein 2, translating into MRGALVLRAWLAAAAYLAGPAAGCPEPCACVDKYAQQFADCAYKDLEAVPAGLPSNVTTLSLSANKIAALRRGSFVEVTQVTSLWLAHNRIGAIEEGTLAILAQLKNLDVSHNQIAAFPWGDLRNLSALQLLKMNNNRMAHLPGGAFHTLRDLRSLRVNNNQFRAVPEGTFDPLTSLSHLQIYNNPFDCTCQVMWLKNWTENTLISIPERDSIRCASPEKLQGVPLARIPYLQCAAPTVQLTYHPNLDRTPLYYGFTLALHCAAAGVPQPEVTWRIQTAGDAVEVRGSATEAQRGNHLPEQDRFRAFANGTLLIPQLSKKEEGTYTCLAANEVGRNQTSVNVAVADPQKDPGGPLGDPQAQPGGKKSAEGKASKNSVMKPEEVGKGVQVRATPRTSPGAGPRNASAAEGRPFEPPHFEKKCGSAEAASRYVSNHAFNQSADLKPHRFDLGVIALDVSEREAKVQITPVYGQPEKPPLRMLYLCQERRRGHALVQWSQIEEGVNAYRFQGLSPGTNYSVCLTYAGEECQVQVVFTTKQEVPSLVIIVVVSVFLLGLATVPLVGATCCHLLSKYQGKTYKLIMKAQNPDQMEKHMAADFDPRASYLESERNEEEPSEVGEGEGEEEEEEEGEEGKGGGRLEREESAGAGSLPRSHSKTNPEEFEVRSEYSDRLPLGAEAVTISEEINGNYKQPAR; encoded by the coding sequence ATGCGCGGCGCGCTGGTGTTGCGCGCCTGGCTGGCGGCGGCGGCCTACCTGGCCGGGCCGGCGGCGGGCTGCCCGGAGCCGTGCGCCTGCGTGGACAAGTACGCGCAGCAGTTCGCCGACTGCGCCTACAAGGACCTGGAAGCGGTGCCGGCGGGGCTGCCATCCAACGTGACCACGCTGAGCCTGTCGGCCAACAAGATCGCCGCCCTGCGCCGGGGCTCCTTCGTGGAGGTGACGCAGGTGACCTCCCTGTGGCTGGCCCACAACCGGATCGGGGCCATCGAGGAGGGCACGCTGGCCATCCTGGCGCAGCTGAAGAACCTGGACGTCAGCCACAACCAGATCGCCGCCTTCCCCTGGGGCGACCTGCGCAACCTGAGCGCCCTGCAGCTGCTCAAGATGAACAACAACCGCATGGCCCACCTGCCCGGCGGCGCCTTCCACACCTTGCGCGACCTGCGCTCCCTGCGCGTCAACAACAACCAGTTCCGCGCCGTGCCGGAGGGCACCTTCGACCCGCTCACCTCCCTCTCGCACCTGCAGATCTACAACAACCCCTTCGACTGCACCTGCCAGGTGATGTGGCTCAAGAACTGGACCGAGAACACCCTCATCTCCATCCCGGAGCGGGACTCCATCCGCTGCGCCTCGCCGGAGAAGTTGCAGGGAGTCCCGCTGGCGCGCATCCCCTACCTGCAGTGCGCGGCCCCCACCGTCCAGCTCACCTATCACCCCAACCTGGACCGCACGCCGCTCTACTACGGCTTCACCTTGGCCCTGCACTGCGCGGCGGCAGGTGTCCCCCAGCCGGAGGTCACCTGGAGGATCCAGACGGCGGGCGACGCCGTGGAGGTGCGCGGCTCCGCCACGGAAGCGCAGCGCGGCAACCACCTGCCGGAGCAAGACCGGTTCCGCGCCTTCGCCAACGGCACCTTGCTGATCCCGCAGCTCAGCAAGAAAGAGGAAGGCACCTACACCTGCCTGGCCGCCAACGAGGTGGGTCGCAACCAGACCTCGGTCAACGTGGCCGTGGCCGACCCCCAGAAGGACCCCGGCGGCCCCCTGGGCGACCCCCAAGCGCAGCCCGGCGGGAAGAAGTCGGCGGAAGGCAAGGCGTCCAAGAACAGCGTCATGAAGCCCGAGGAGGTGGGTAAGGGGGTCCAGGTGAGGGCCACCCCCAGGACCTCCCCCGGGGCCGGCCCCCGGAACGCCAGCGCCGCGGAGGGCCGCCCCTTCGAGCCGCCCCACTTCGAGAAGAAGTGCGGCTCGGCCGAGGCCGCCAGCCGCTACGTCTCCAACCACGCCTTCAACCAGAGCGCGGACCTCAAGCCCCACCGCTTCGACCTGGGCGTCATCGCCCTGGACGTGTCGGAGCGCGAGGCCAAGGTGCAGATCACACCTGTGTACGGCCAGCCGGAGAAGCCCCCCTTGAGGATGCTCTACCTGTGCCAGGAGCGGCGCCGCGGCCACGCCCTGGTCCAGTGGTCCCAGATCGAGGAGGGCGTCAACGCCTACCGGTTCCAGGGCCTCAGCCCCGGCACCAACTACTCGGTGTGCCTCACCTACGCCGGCGAGGAGTGCCAGGTGCAGGTGGTCTTCACCACCAAGCAAGAGGTGCCCTCGCTGGTCATCATCGTGGTGGTCAGCGTCTTCCTGCTGGGCCTGGCCACCGTGCCCCTGGTGGGGGCCACCTGCTGCCACCTGCTCTCCAAGTACCAGGGCAAGACCTACAAGCTCATCATGAAGGCGCAGAACCCGGACCAGATGGAGAAGCACATGGCGGCCGACTTCGACCCCCGCGCCTCCTACCTGGAGTCCGAGCGGAACGAGGAGGAGCCCAGCGaggtgggagaaggggaaggcgaggaggaggaggaggaggaaggggaggaggggaagggcggGGGGCGGCTGGAGAGGGAGGAGAGCGCCGGCGCGGGGTCCCTGCCCCGCTCGCACTCCAAAACCAACCCGGAGGAGTTCGAAGTGCGCTCCGAGTACAGCGACCGGCTGCCCCTCGGGGCCGAAGCGGTGACCATATCCGAGGAGATCAATGGCAACTACAAGCAGCCGGCTCGCTGA